One window of the Syngnathoides biaculeatus isolate LvHL_M unplaced genomic scaffold, ASM1980259v1 ctg69_pilon_pilon, whole genome shotgun sequence genome contains the following:
- the LOC133497296 gene encoding piwi-like protein 1 has translation MPSRARARSRGRARGQETAAPGAREPAPKVSEQAVVGLVGRGRQKTALAAYSEEVVLEISAGFQQVSIGERGGRRRDLNDAGVNTRQTMEHVKASKSGTSGSPIQLSANFFRILSRPQWVLYQYHVDFKPPMESRRLRSALLFQHERTLGNVHSFDGGILFMPQRLPHKVTVLQSLTSDGEKVEIIVTLTNELPPMSPVCLQLYNIIFRRILRLLGMQQIGRNYYDAKDPLSILQHRLTIWPGYTTGILQYESAIMLCIDVSHKVLRSETVLDFMINLRQRCGPHSFTDVCAKELVGLIVLTKYNNKTYRIDDIAWDQTPCNTFTREDTDISFKNYYKTRYGVEIQDSNQVLLVSRVKRLARGQTPPGPALLIPELCYLTGSHHNTHVKFSELG, from the exons ATGCCAAGCCGAGCACGTGCGCGATCACGAGGCAGAGCGCGTGGCCAGGAGACTGCTGCACCTGGG GCTCGAGAGCCAGCACCAAAGGTTTCAGAACAAGCAGTGGTCGGGCTGGTTGGCCGAGGGCGGCAGAAAACTGCCCTAGCAGCTTATTCTGAAGAAG TGGTTCTTGAGATCTCTGCTGGATTTCAACAAGTGAGTATAGGAGAAAGAGGCGGACGCAGAAGAGACCTCAATGATGCCGGCGTTAACACCCGACAGACGATGGAGCATGTCAAAGCTTCAAAGTCTG GAACAAGTGGCTCTCCTATTCAGTTGTCTGCCAACTTCTTTCGTATCCTGTCCCGCCCTCAATGGGTTCTATACCAATACCACGTTGACTTCAAGCCACCAATGGAGTCCCGTCGCCTTCGATCGGCCCTCCTGTTCCAGCACGAGCGAACTCTGGGCAATGTTCACTCCTTCGATGGAGGGATACTCTTTATGCCGCAAAGACTTCCTCACAAG GTGACTGTGCTGCAAAGTTTGACAAGTGATGGTGAGAAAGTGGAGATCATTGTGACCCTGACGAATGAACTGCCTCCAATGTCACCAGTTTGCCTGCAGTTGTACAACATTATATTCA GAAGGATTTTGCGACTCCTCGGCATGCAACAGATTGGACGCAATTATTACGATGCCAAAGATCCACTCAGCATCCTGCAGCACAG ATTGACCATATGGCCAGGCTACACAACAGGCATCTTGCAGTACGAGTCAGCCATCATGCTGTGTATCGATGTGAGCCACAAAGTGCTGCGTAGTGAGACTGTTCTGGACTTTATGATCAACCTGAGACAGAGGTGTGGACCTCATTCCTTCACCGATGTCTGTGCCAAGGAGCTTGTTGGGCTCATTGTTCTCACTAA gtacaacaacaaaacctaCAGGATAGATGACATTGCTTGGGATCAAACACCCTGCAACACGTTTACAAGGGAGGACACAGACATCTCCTTCAAGAACTACTACAAAACT AGATACGGTGTGGAAATCCAAGACAGCAATCAAGTTCTCCTGGTCAGCCGCGTGAAGAGGCTTGCTCGAGGTCAAACACCTCCTGGACCAGCTTTGCTCATCCCAGAGCTTTGCTACCTCACAGGTTCACACCACAATACGCACGTCAAATTCTCTGAACTTGGTTGA